From Brassica oleracea var. oleracea cultivar TO1000 chromosome C3, BOL, whole genome shotgun sequence, a single genomic window includes:
- the LOC106331372 gene encoding uncharacterized protein At1g04910-like, translating to MCKTDKFLYHRKLWEMKVRLLGETKVEKLRNSFVSRSRMSLWMIRAVTILLLWSCFVHLMALGEMWGPRLFKGWPSCFNQDDLSTVEEMRSLPAKIALPPKRVYQNNGYLMVSCNGGLNQMRAAICDMVTVARFMNVTLIVPELDKTSFWNDPSEFKDIFDVDHFITSLRDEVRILKELPPRLKKRVELGMHHEMPPISWSNMSYYQNQILPLVKKHKVLHLNKTDSRLANNGLPVEVQKLRCRVNFNGLKFTPQIEELGRRVVNILREKGPFLVLHLRYEMDMLAFSGCSHGCNPDEEEELTRMRYAYPWWKEKVINSEVKRKEGLCPLTPEETALTLTALGIDRNVQLYIAAGEIYGGERRMKALTDAFPNVVRKETLLDSSDLDFCRNHSSQMAALDYLVAVESDIFVPTNDGNMARVVEGHRRFLGFKKTIQLNRKFLVKLIDEYTEGLLTWDVFSSMVKAFHSTRMGSPKRRLVIPNKPKEEDYFYANPQECLQLLDEPLRVI from the exons ATGTGTAAAACGGACAAGTTTCTTTACCACAGGAAACTCTGGGAGATGAAAGTTAGGCTTTTAGGAGAGACCAAGGTTGAGAAACTCAGGAACTCCTTTGTCTCCAGGTCTCGTATGAGCTTATGGATGATTCGTGCTGTTACCATATTGTTGCTCTGGAGCTGCTTCGTTCATCTGATGGCTTTGGGAGAGATGTGGGGACCGAGATTGTTCAAAGGCTGGCCTTCTTGTTTCAATCAAGATGATCTGTCCACGGTTGAAGAGATGAGGTCTCTTCCTGCTAAGATCGCTCTTCCGCCTAAAA GGGTATATCAGAACAATGGTTATCTTATGGTTTCCTGCAATGGAGGACTCAATCAAATGCGAGCAGCT ATATGCGATATGGTAACTGTTGCAAGATTCATGAATGTCACACTTATTGTGCCTGAGCTTGACAAGACCTCGTTTTGGAACGATCCAAG TGAGTTTAAAGACATATTCGATGTGGATCACTTCATAACTTCGTTAAGAGATGAAGTTCGTATACTAAAAGAGTTGCCTCCAAGGCTTAAGAAAAGAGTTGAGCTGGGAATGCACCACGAAATGCCTCCTATTAGTTGGTCAAACATGTCTTACTACCAAAATCAG ATTCTTCCACTGGTAAAGAAGCACAAGGTGCTACACCTTAACAAAACAGACTCACGGCTCGCTAATAATGGACTGCCTGTGGAGGTTCAGAAGCTGAGGTGCAGAGTGAACTTCAACGGGCTTAAGTTCACTCCTCAAATTGAAGAACTAGGTAGACGAGTAGTCAATATTCTCAGAGAGAAAGGTCCTTTTCTCGTCCTTCATCTCAGATACGAGATGGATATGTTAGCATTTTCCGGTTGCTCACATGGTTGCAACCCCGACGAAGAAGAAGAACTAACAAGAATGAG ATATGCTTATCCATGGTGGAAGGAGAAAGTCATAAACTCTGAGGTGAAGAGGAAAGAAGGCCTTTGTCCATTAACTCCTGAGGAAACTGCTCTCACGCTGACTGCATTAGGCATTGACCGTAACGTTCAACTTTACATAGCTGCTGGTGAAATCTACGGTGGTGAGAGGCGGATGAAGGCTTTAACAGACGCTTTTCCAAATGTG GTTCGGAAAGAAACTCTACTTGATTCCTCCGATCTTGATTTTTGTCGGAACCATTCATCGCAAATGGCTGCACTTGATTACCTAGTGGCTGTTGAGAGCGATATATTTGTTCCGACTAATGATGGGAACATGGCAAGAGTCGTTGAAGGTCATCGCAG GTTCTTGGGATTTAAGAAGACAATTCAGCTGAATAGGAAGTTCCTAGTTAAGCTTATAGATGAATATACCGAAGGGTTGTTGACTTGGGATGTGTTCTCGTCCATGGTGAAGGCGTTTCACTCTACTCGAATGGGAAGCCCGAAGAGACGGTTAGTGATTCCCAATAAACCGAAGGAAGAAGACTACTTCTACGCCAACCCGCAAGAATGTCTGCAGCTGTTAGATGAACCATTGAGAGTCATTTGA
- the LOC106331377 gene encoding U3 small nucleolar ribonucleoprotein protein IMP3-like — protein sequence MRKLKFHEKKIIRKTNFLEWKREGGHRENLITTRYHMGGRDDYKKYSGLCRMVQKLTNVMKQMDPTDPFRIQMTDLLLEKLYNMGVIPTRKSLALTDRLSVSSFCRRRLSTVLVHLKYAEHLTEAVTYIEQGHIRVGPDTITDPAFLVTRNMEDFITWVDSSKIKRKVLQYNDKLDDYDMLA from the exons ATGAGGAAGCTCAAGTTTCATGAGAAGAAGATTATAAGGAAAACGAACTTCTTGGAATGGAAGAGAGAAGGTGGCCATCGCGAAAACCTCATCACGACTCGTTACCACATGGGTGGTCGTGACGATTACAAAAA ATATTCAGGGTTGTGTAGGATGGTGCAGAAGCTGACTAATGTAATGAAACAGATGGACCCAACTGATCCTTTTCGGATTCAGATGACTGATTTGCTCCTTGAGAAACT ATACAACATGGGCGTTATACCGACTAGGAAAAGCTTGGCTTTAACTGATCGCTTATCAGTTTCCTCCTTCTGTAG GCGTAGGCTATCGACTGTACTGGTTCACCTGAAGTACGCAGAGCATTTGACAGAAGCCGTGACGTATATAGAGCAAGGACACATTCGTGTAGGACCAGACACGATTACTGATCCAGCTTTCTTGGTAACAAGGAACATGGAAGATTTCATCACTTGGGTTGATTCTTCCAAGATTAAACGCAAGGTGCTTCAGTACAATGACAAATTAGATGACTACGACATGCTTGCTTGA
- the LOC106331375 gene encoding E3 ubiquitin-protein ligase At3g02290-like — MGCVSSCFQVEDYEDHTNPISSVNRNCPCPRCLVNNLLNLYISLFRRGETPRSLPSSLQATTVSITSYDNFMSSTTWPLPYDSDPGYFHSRRDSLVSRRDKGSSHSHEEAEPLRSDADDEDSESFLVERSRWDNKLTISGEDSREDFSKSTRRILKSKTIMEAGSNQGVYIVSDDDEDVCPTCLEEYTSENPKIVTKCCHHYHLSCIYEWMERSQDCPVCGKVMEFNESP; from the exons ATGGGCTGTGTTTCTTCTTGCTTTCAAGTTGAAGACTATGAGGATCACACTAATCCAATTAGTTCTGTAAATAGAAACTGTCCATGCCCGAGATGTCTTGTTAATAACTTACTTAACCTG TATATCTCTTTGTTTAGAAGAGGCGAAACTCCCCGCTCTCTCCCATCCTCTTTACAAGCTACTACTGTATCCATAACTTCCTATGATAACTTTATGTCCTCTACTACATGGCCTCTGCCTTATGATTCTGATCCAGGATACTTTCATTCACGGCGTGATTCTCTTGTCTCAAGACGTGATAAGGGTTCTAGTCATTCACATGAGGAAGCTGAGCCCTTGAGAAGTGATGCTGATGATGAGGATTCTGAGTCTTTCTTAGTGGAAAGAAGCAGATGGGACAATAAGCTTACTATCTCTGGTGAAGATTCCAGAGAAGACTTCTCTAAATCCACTAGGAGAATTCTTAAGTCAAAGACAATTATGGAAGCGGGTAGTAACCAAGGCGTGTATATAGTGTCTGATGATGATGAAGACGTTTGTCCAACGTGTCTTGAAG AATACACATCAGAGAACCCGAAGATTGTTACAAAGTGTTGTCACCATTACCACCTCAGCTGCATTTATGAATGGATGGAGAGAAGCCAAGACTGTCCTGTTTGTGGAAAG GTGATGGAGTTCAACGAATCACCGTGA